The following are encoded together in the Candidatus Tumulicola sp. genome:
- the leuS gene encoding leucine--tRNA ligase, with translation MAEAYDFRNVEPKWRERWELDATYRARSDGRPKSYVLEMLPYPSGDLHVGHAKNYSFGDAIARMMRMSGFDVLHPMGFDAFGLPAENAAISRGVDPASWTAENIANMQRQIRLMGTGYDWSREFATCFPDYYRWNQWLFLRLYERGLAYKREAPVNWCPNDKTVLANEQVVDGRCWRCEHLVERRNLSQWFLKITNYSDRLLSNLDRLDGWPERTKTMQRNWIGRSEGVRFEFAVDGLDETIPVFTTRVDTAFGVTFLAIAPEHPLVARFETIVPAARSEAVSAFAERISAKTELERTSLMQKEGVFTGAYAINPLSAGRVPIYVTNYVLADYGTGAVMGVPAHDQRDSEFAKTYDLPVVTVIEPLDDASAPAGQAFTDDGRLFDSGKYDGLSSLQARAAMAADLEQRGTGQVTVTTRIRDWLVSRQRYWGTPIPIVYCDACGEVPVPDDALPVLLPPGAPLDGEGAPLSRMESFVNTTCPRCGGPARRETDTMDTFFESSWYYLRYLSPHDTVAPWERSDADTWMNVDQYIGGAEHTVLHLLYARFFYMFFHDCGWVGGSDEPFERLFHQGMVLSNGEKMSKSRGNVVGVDETASTYGVDAMRLFLLYVTPPEDTAEWTDEGISGRVRFLNRVWRACEPLFGRPHAGNGDLPAMSSDEDRALVRAVHIAAKSAVDETFSRRFHYNATIAKLDELVNALTAAVRDRLDSPATAYAAHALPILLAPFAPHIAEELWERTGHGTSVHLERFLQPDDRALAVARIELVIQVNGKVRARVSVAPDVTAEDALALAMEQQAVRSQLENRTLRKQIFVPGKLLNLVVG, from the coding sequence ATGGCCGAAGCGTACGATTTTCGCAACGTAGAACCAAAATGGCGCGAGCGATGGGAGCTGGACGCGACGTATCGTGCGCGCTCCGATGGGCGGCCGAAGTCCTACGTGCTCGAGATGTTGCCCTATCCGTCGGGCGACTTGCACGTCGGACACGCCAAGAACTATTCGTTCGGCGATGCGATCGCGCGAATGATGCGCATGAGCGGCTTCGACGTGCTGCATCCGATGGGATTCGACGCGTTCGGTTTGCCCGCCGAGAACGCAGCCATCTCTCGCGGCGTCGACCCGGCGAGTTGGACGGCCGAAAACATCGCCAACATGCAGCGCCAGATTCGTCTGATGGGCACCGGTTACGATTGGTCGCGCGAATTCGCAACGTGTTTTCCCGACTACTATCGCTGGAATCAATGGCTGTTCTTGCGTCTGTACGAGCGCGGGCTCGCATATAAGCGCGAAGCTCCGGTCAATTGGTGCCCCAACGACAAGACCGTGCTCGCCAACGAGCAAGTCGTCGACGGACGCTGCTGGCGTTGCGAGCATTTGGTCGAACGGCGGAACCTGTCGCAGTGGTTTTTGAAAATCACCAACTACTCCGACCGCCTGCTGTCGAATCTCGACCGGCTCGACGGATGGCCCGAGCGCACGAAAACGATGCAACGCAACTGGATCGGCCGCAGCGAAGGCGTTCGTTTCGAATTCGCGGTGGACGGCCTGGACGAAACGATCCCGGTGTTCACCACGCGTGTCGACACGGCGTTCGGCGTTACGTTTTTGGCGATCGCGCCCGAGCACCCGCTGGTCGCGCGATTCGAGACGATCGTGCCGGCGGCACGCAGCGAAGCGGTGTCGGCGTTCGCCGAACGCATCTCGGCAAAGACCGAACTCGAGCGTACGAGCCTGATGCAAAAAGAAGGCGTCTTCACCGGTGCGTACGCGATCAATCCGCTGTCCGCCGGTCGCGTTCCGATCTACGTCACGAATTACGTGCTGGCCGACTACGGGACCGGCGCGGTGATGGGCGTTCCGGCGCACGATCAACGCGACTCCGAGTTCGCGAAAACATACGACTTGCCGGTGGTGACGGTCATCGAACCCCTCGACGATGCGAGCGCCCCAGCCGGCCAAGCGTTCACCGATGATGGGCGTTTGTTCGACAGCGGAAAGTACGACGGCCTGAGCAGTTTACAGGCGCGCGCGGCCATGGCGGCAGATCTCGAGCAACGCGGCACCGGACAGGTAACCGTCACCACGCGCATACGCGATTGGCTGGTGTCGCGCCAACGCTATTGGGGCACGCCGATTCCAATCGTGTACTGCGACGCGTGCGGCGAGGTTCCGGTGCCCGACGATGCGCTGCCGGTACTGCTTCCGCCAGGTGCACCGCTCGACGGTGAAGGCGCGCCGCTGTCGCGCATGGAGTCGTTCGTAAACACGACCTGCCCGCGCTGCGGCGGCCCGGCGCGCCGCGAAACCGACACGATGGATACATTCTTCGAGTCGTCTTGGTACTATCTGCGCTATCTTAGCCCGCACGACACGGTCGCTCCCTGGGAACGTAGCGACGCCGACACCTGGATGAACGTCGATCAATACATCGGCGGCGCAGAACACACGGTGCTGCACTTGCTGTACGCGCGATTCTTCTACATGTTTTTTCACGACTGCGGATGGGTCGGCGGGAGCGACGAACCGTTCGAACGGCTTTTTCATCAGGGTATGGTGCTGTCGAACGGCGAGAAGATGTCGAAATCGCGCGGAAACGTGGTCGGCGTCGACGAGACCGCGAGCACGTATGGCGTCGACGCGATGCGGCTCTTCTTGTTGTATGTCACGCCGCCCGAAGATACGGCCGAGTGGACCGACGAAGGCATCAGCGGGCGCGTCCGGTTCCTCAATCGCGTCTGGCGCGCGTGCGAGCCGCTCTTCGGACGTCCGCATGCCGGTAATGGCGATCTGCCCGCCATGTCGAGCGACGAAGACCGGGCACTCGTCCGTGCCGTCCACATCGCCGCTAAGTCGGCGGTCGATGAAACGTTCAGCCGGCGATTTCATTACAACGCCACGATCGCCAAGCTCGACGAGTTGGTGAACGCACTCACGGCAGCGGTTCGCGACCGGCTCGACTCGCCGGCCACCGCGTATGCCGCGCACGCGCTGCCGATTCTGCTCGCGCCCTTCGCTCCGCATATAGCCGAGGAACTCTGGGAGCGGACGGGCCATGGAACGTCTGTCCACTTGGAGCGCTTTCTGCAGCCCGACGACCGCGCTCTCGCCGTCGCGCGAATCGAACTGGTGATCCAAGTAAACGGAAAAGTCCGAGCGCGCGTTTCGGTAGCACCCGACGTCACCGCCGAGGACGCCTTGGCGTTGGCAATGGAGCAGCAGGCGGTGCGCTCGCAGTTGGAAAACCGCACGCTTCGAAAGCAGATTTTCGTTCCAGGCAAACTGTTGAACTTGGTGGTGGGATGA
- a CDS encoding long-chain fatty acid--CoA ligase, translating to MAFELSDKVTLPQLVRAALATPRPNAMTERVDGVWTSTSSNDVLRRIEDLACAIRSAGLSAGDRVALIAHNSVDWLVADFATVFAGCVVVPVYPTQALDHTAHILGHSGAKLAFVDSQATRERVESSGAEVARIVVFDDVGVNGLGAFEGAGRAIRDANPALPGAYEAALHPDDLAIIAYTSGTTGDPKGVMLSHDNVGFDARSAARSALSELRVDSPALSVLPFSHIYEHTIAYVYAAARVAHYICHEPEQMPADVRDVRPEIMTAVPRIFDRLLSAVAERALSTGGLQAKLIPWALKIGRRYARAETFDGGAGPGLRLRYAVANSLVLRKLRVRLGLDRLRFFVSGSAALHVDTAMTFLGMGLPIMQGYGLTEASPVVAASRFTNNRYGCAGQAIEGVELRADADGEILTRGRHVMQGYYRDREATAAVIRDGWLHTGDIGTVDANGFLHITDRKREIFKTDAGKWVSPARVESAIKRSPLVRQAMVVGDGRPYPSALICPNWELVRLTIGADPLEPGGRLARRSDVLELLRSAVAKQTSELAAYERIRRIVVVPDEFSVAGGELSPAMKIKRRSVESRYASQIETMYDNPAGVATA from the coding sequence ATGGCGTTCGAGCTGAGCGACAAAGTAACGCTCCCGCAGCTCGTTCGAGCGGCGCTCGCGACGCCGCGCCCCAACGCGATGACCGAACGTGTCGACGGCGTATGGACTTCGACTTCGAGCAACGACGTGCTGCGCCGGATCGAAGACCTCGCGTGCGCTATACGCTCCGCCGGTCTATCCGCCGGCGATCGAGTCGCGTTGATCGCGCATAACAGTGTCGATTGGTTGGTCGCCGACTTCGCAACGGTATTTGCCGGATGCGTCGTGGTGCCGGTCTATCCGACGCAAGCCCTCGACCACACCGCGCACATTCTGGGCCACTCCGGTGCAAAGCTCGCATTCGTCGACTCACAAGCGACGCGCGAACGCGTCGAATCGAGCGGTGCCGAGGTCGCGCGAATTGTCGTGTTCGACGATGTCGGTGTGAACGGTTTAGGGGCGTTCGAAGGGGCCGGCCGCGCGATTCGCGATGCCAACCCGGCGCTGCCCGGCGCGTACGAGGCTGCGCTGCATCCCGACGATCTCGCGATTATCGCGTACACCTCGGGAACGACCGGGGATCCGAAAGGCGTGATGCTGTCGCACGACAACGTCGGATTCGACGCTCGTTCGGCGGCGCGTTCCGCGTTGTCGGAGTTACGCGTGGACTCGCCCGCGCTCTCGGTGCTTCCGTTTTCGCATATCTACGAGCATACGATCGCATACGTGTACGCAGCGGCGCGCGTTGCACACTACATCTGTCACGAGCCCGAGCAAATGCCGGCCGACGTACGTGACGTGCGCCCCGAAATCATGACCGCGGTGCCTCGTATTTTCGATCGCCTGCTCTCGGCCGTTGCCGAGCGAGCGCTTTCGACCGGCGGCCTGCAAGCCAAACTCATCCCCTGGGCGCTCAAGATCGGCCGGCGATACGCTCGAGCCGAAACGTTTGATGGCGGTGCCGGTCCCGGGCTGCGCCTTCGCTACGCGGTCGCGAATTCGCTAGTGTTGCGCAAGCTGCGCGTGCGGTTGGGGCTCGACCGGTTACGGTTTTTCGTGAGTGGAAGCGCGGCACTTCACGTCGACACCGCGATGACGTTCTTAGGTATGGGTTTGCCCATCATGCAAGGGTACGGGCTGACGGAAGCCTCGCCGGTGGTCGCTGCCAGCCGCTTCACCAATAATCGGTACGGCTGCGCCGGACAAGCGATCGAAGGCGTCGAGTTGCGGGCCGACGCAGACGGAGAAATTCTCACGCGCGGCCGGCATGTGATGCAGGGGTACTATCGCGACCGGGAAGCGACTGCGGCAGTCATTCGCGACGGCTGGCTGCACACGGGCGACATCGGCACAGTGGATGCGAACGGATTTCTGCACATCACCGATCGCAAACGCGAGATTTTCAAGACGGATGCCGGCAAGTGGGTTTCCCCCGCGCGGGTCGAGTCGGCCATCAAACGCTCGCCGCTGGTGCGACAGGCGATGGTCGTCGGCGATGGGAGGCCGTACCCGAGTGCGCTCATCTGCCCGAACTGGGAGTTGGTGCGGCTAACGATCGGCGCCGATCCGCTCGAACCCGGAGGTCGCCTCGCCCGGCGCTCCGACGTCCTCGAACTGCTACGCTCTGCGGTCGCAAAGCAAACGTCGGAGTTAGCCGCCTACGAGCGAATCCGCCGCATCGTCGTCGTTCCGGACGAATTTAGCGTCGCGGGCGGCGAACTGTCGCCCGCCATGAAAATCAAACGCCGGTCGGTCGAGTCCCGCTACGCTAGCCAGATCGAAACAATGTATGACAACCCCGCCGGTGTAGCCACCGCCTGA
- a CDS encoding helix-hairpin-helix domain-containing protein, with protein MLKKLGLGMVAIVVMAALLWHPPPRPAWTAASPSPLASSRSPESRRTAASAASVVYVAGAVVRPGLYALRDGARAAEAVARAGGLRTDADSASVNLAQRVSDGDEVDVAVLGERPARSRSRTSGSRFRRSRSAHTRSGRSRRDDDASPSNDASTESPVDVNAADAAALSAVPGIGRSIAGRIVELRERTGPFATLDELLDVAGMTQSRLERARPYLHEP; from the coding sequence GTGCTGAAAAAACTGGGTCTGGGCATGGTCGCGATCGTCGTTATGGCCGCACTGCTATGGCATCCGCCGCCTCGCCCGGCATGGACCGCAGCGTCGCCGTCGCCGCTCGCATCGTCGCGATCTCCCGAGTCGCGCCGAACGGCCGCGTCTGCGGCTTCGGTGGTATACGTTGCCGGAGCGGTCGTGCGGCCAGGGTTGTACGCGTTGCGCGACGGTGCGCGGGCGGCCGAAGCGGTAGCCCGTGCCGGAGGCTTGCGAACCGATGCCGATTCGGCCAGCGTCAATCTCGCGCAGCGAGTTTCCGACGGTGACGAGGTCGACGTGGCGGTCCTGGGGGAGCGTCCGGCCCGAAGCCGCTCGCGAACGTCAGGCTCGCGGTTCCGACGGTCGCGGTCGGCTCACACGCGATCCGGACGGTCGCGTCGCGACGACGATGCATCGCCCTCGAATGACGCATCGACGGAATCGCCGGTCGACGTCAATGCGGCGGATGCGGCTGCATTATCGGCCGTTCCGGGAATCGGGCGTTCGATCGCCGGTCGAATTGTCGAACTACGCGAGCGAACCGGTCCGTTCGCAACGTTGGACGAGTTGCTGGACGTCGCGGGCATGACGCAATCGCGACTCGAGCGAGCCCGTCCATATTTGCACGAACCGTAA
- a CDS encoding TPM domain-containing protein: MKRLSGLCALVCAAIALPALAATFVQDGANMLSAGTVASLNRVIGNFNAQTGKEIVVDTVASLNGTSLADAAHQAYTQRNVNGILIFIARDDRRDIIVPDAAGVEAGWFTRDTLDSIRATMESQFKAEDYDGGVTSAVDGVLNIYRAHLSSSGRTQNGSGSVPATTRRSTNGGIHISMLWWIVIIGIGFLVLRSVMRAMSAPRYGPPGVPPGAVPPGGVPPAGYGYGQGGGFGGGGSFWSGLLGGLGGAWLGNEMFNRGGGAMTGQDAGQTAVTGDSSGGWGGSGSAPDAGGFQSDAGQADMGGASGGDWSGGGFGGGDFGGGGGGDFGGGGGGGDSGGGW; this comes from the coding sequence ATGAAACGCTTGTCCGGACTCTGTGCGCTCGTCTGCGCCGCGATCGCCCTTCCCGCCCTGGCCGCAACCTTCGTGCAAGACGGCGCAAACATGCTGTCGGCCGGCACGGTGGCTTCGCTCAACCGCGTCATCGGCAACTTCAACGCGCAAACCGGTAAGGAGATCGTGGTCGACACGGTCGCATCGCTCAACGGTACGTCGCTGGCCGACGCCGCGCACCAAGCGTACACGCAACGGAACGTCAACGGTATCCTCATCTTCATCGCACGCGACGATCGCCGCGACATCATCGTGCCGGATGCGGCGGGCGTCGAAGCCGGCTGGTTTACGCGCGATACGCTCGATTCGATCCGGGCGACGATGGAATCGCAGTTCAAGGCCGAGGATTACGACGGCGGCGTAACGTCGGCGGTCGACGGCGTTCTCAATATCTACCGCGCGCATCTTTCGTCCAGCGGACGCACCCAGAACGGTAGCGGATCCGTCCCGGCGACGACCCGGCGCTCGACCAACGGAGGCATTCATATTTCCATGCTGTGGTGGATCGTTATCATCGGCATCGGCTTCTTAGTCTTGCGATCGGTTATGCGCGCCATGTCGGCCCCGCGCTACGGTCCGCCGGGCGTTCCGCCCGGTGCGGTACCGCCGGGCGGCGTTCCGCCCGCCGGTTACGGCTACGGGCAGGGTGGCGGCTTCGGTGGCGGCGGCAGTTTCTGGAGTGGCTTGCTGGGCGGACTCGGCGGCGCGTGGCTCGGCAATGAAATGTTCAACCGCGGCGGCGGCGCTATGACCGGGCAAGACGCGGGCCAAACCGCGGTGACCGGTGACAGCAGCGGCGGCTGGGGCGGTTCCGGTTCGGCTCCGGATGCCGGCGGCTTCCAGAGCGACGCCGGACAAGCCGATATGGGTGGCGCCAGCGGTGGCGACTGGAGTGGCGGCGGCTTCGGCGGCGGTGACTTCGGCGGAGGCGGCGGCGGCGATTTCGGTGGTGGTGGCGGCGGCGGAGATTCCGGCGGCGGCTGGTAG
- the rsfS gene encoding ribosome silencing factor: MIDVVRDAALDKKGEDFVVLEVSSRTILADQFAIVSGRSNVQTRAIADAITEAVEREGGRTGKTEGYADATWILLDLGSVIVHVFTPEQRSFYNIERLWAEAPPAGVERA; encoded by the coding sequence TTGATCGACGTCGTTCGCGACGCGGCCCTAGATAAGAAGGGCGAGGACTTCGTAGTGCTCGAGGTATCGAGCCGTACTATTTTAGCCGACCAGTTCGCAATCGTATCGGGACGTTCCAACGTGCAGACCCGCGCGATCGCCGACGCTATCACCGAGGCGGTCGAACGTGAGGGTGGAAGGACCGGCAAAACCGAGGGCTATGCCGACGCCACTTGGATCTTGTTAGACCTCGGTTCGGTGATCGTCCACGTCTTCACGCCCGAGCAGCGGTCGTTCTACAACATCGAACGCTTGTGGGCCGAAGCCCCGCCGGCCGGCGTCGAACGAGCGTGA